One part of the Mesorhizobium sp. M4B.F.Ca.ET.058.02.1.1 genome encodes these proteins:
- the argB gene encoding acetylglutamate kinase: MTDIAATAEMQAALLSRALPYMQRYENKTVVVKYGGHAMGDSELGKAFARDIALLKQSGVNPIVVHGGGPQIGAMLNKMGIESKFEGGLRVTDQKTVEIVEMVLAGSINKEIVALINAEGEWAIGLCGKDGNMVFAEKARKTMIDPDSNIERVLDLGFVGEPVEVDRTLLDLLARSEMIPVLAPVAPGRDGHTYNINADTFAGAIAGACRASRLLFLTDVPGVLDRNKKLIDELTVSEAKALIRDGTVSGGMIPKVETCIEAIERGVEGVVILNGKTPHSVLLELFTEHGAGTLIVP; encoded by the coding sequence ATGACGGATATCGCCGCCACCGCCGAAATGCAGGCCGCGCTGCTTTCGCGCGCGCTGCCCTACATGCAGCGCTACGAGAACAAGACGGTCGTGGTGAAATATGGCGGCCATGCCATGGGCGACAGCGAGCTCGGCAAGGCGTTCGCCCGCGACATCGCATTGCTGAAACAGTCCGGCGTCAATCCGATCGTCGTGCATGGCGGTGGACCGCAGATCGGCGCCATGCTCAACAAGATGGGCATCGAATCCAAGTTCGAGGGGGGCTTGCGCGTCACCGACCAGAAGACGGTCGAGATCGTCGAGATGGTGCTGGCCGGCTCGATCAACAAGGAGATCGTGGCGCTGATCAATGCCGAAGGCGAATGGGCGATCGGGCTGTGCGGCAAGGACGGCAACATGGTGTTCGCCGAAAAGGCGCGCAAGACCATGATCGATCCGGACTCCAACATCGAGCGGGTGCTCGATCTCGGTTTCGTCGGCGAGCCGGTCGAGGTCGACCGCACGCTGCTCGACCTGCTCGCCCGCTCCGAAATGATCCCGGTGCTGGCGCCGGTGGCGCCCGGCCGCGACGGCCACACCTACAACATCAATGCCGACACCTTCGCCGGGGCGATTGCCGGCGCTTGCAGGGCCTCGCGGCTCTTGTTCCTTACCGACGTGCCCGGCGTGCTCGACAGGAACAAGAAGCTGATCGACGAGCTGACGGTCTCAGAGGCCAAGGCGCTGATCAGGGATGGCACCGTGTCGGGCGGCATGATCCCGAAGGTCGAGACCTGCATCGAGGCGATCGAGCGCGGCGTCGAGGGCGTCGTCATCCTCAACGGCAAGACGCCGCATTCGGTGCTGCTGGAGCTGTTCACCGAGCACGGCGCCGGCACCCTGATCGTGCCCTGA
- a CDS encoding amidase codes for MSVERVLWEEDATGLAGLVRKGELSPQELVDAAIARAEATRPDINAIAEPLYDAARARAKSVDRALPLAGVPFALKDLGIGLRGVPIHGGSRIPAFTADYNSVMVERHLAAGLIPIATTTSPEHGLRLMTESAAFGITRNPWNMGYTTGGSSGGAAALVAAGVVPAAHASDGGGSIRVPSACSGLVGLKTSRGRVPLTPLTSESWYGMVVDHAVARSVRDSALLLDLTHGPDPLSPYGAPAPKGSFAAAAARDPGKLRLAVYRKSPLGLPISAETLQALDTAIALAREGGHTVDEIDLPYIGRDFMADFCKTVTSAVAGTMRAEALRVGRSVAGDIERATRVLSRFGDIIPAGELYEILQRLNATSRRLIAETAQYDAVLMPIIAHPPLACGAMDPKGADEFIENLLDKLHLTRLLRAKSFLGQLMDKSLWFTHWPAIQNVTGQPSIALPVHVTEAGLPLGIQAAGRPGDEETLLSFAAQMEKISGWLERRAPLKVPG; via the coding sequence ATGTCGGTCGAACGGGTGCTGTGGGAAGAGGATGCGACCGGCCTGGCCGGCCTGGTGCGCAAGGGCGAGCTCTCGCCGCAGGAGCTTGTCGACGCGGCGATCGCGCGCGCCGAGGCGACGCGCCCCGACATCAACGCCATCGCCGAGCCGCTCTATGATGCGGCGCGGGCGCGCGCCAAGAGCGTCGACCGCGCGCTGCCGCTCGCCGGCGTGCCCTTCGCGCTGAAGGATCTCGGCATCGGCCTCAGGGGCGTGCCGATCCATGGCGGCAGCCGCATCCCGGCTTTCACCGCCGACTACAATTCGGTGATGGTCGAGCGCCATCTCGCCGCCGGCCTGATCCCGATCGCCACCACCACCTCGCCCGAGCACGGGCTGAGGCTGATGACGGAATCGGCGGCCTTCGGCATCACCCGCAATCCGTGGAATATGGGCTATACCACAGGCGGCTCGTCCGGGGGCGCCGCGGCACTGGTGGCAGCCGGCGTGGTGCCGGCGGCGCACGCTTCCGACGGCGGCGGCTCGATCCGGGTGCCCTCGGCCTGCAGCGGGCTGGTCGGCTTGAAGACCTCGCGCGGCCGCGTGCCGCTGACGCCGCTCACCAGCGAAAGCTGGTACGGCATGGTTGTCGACCACGCGGTCGCCCGCTCGGTGCGGGATTCGGCGCTGCTGCTCGACCTGACGCATGGGCCGGATCCGCTGTCGCCCTATGGCGCGCCGGCGCCGAAAGGCAGCTTCGCCGCCGCCGCGGCGCGCGATCCCGGCAAGCTCAGGCTCGCCGTCTACCGCAAGTCGCCGCTCGGCCTGCCGATTTCGGCCGAGACGCTGCAAGCGCTGGACACGGCTATCGCGTTGGCGCGCGAGGGCGGTCATACGGTCGACGAGATCGACCTGCCCTATATCGGGCGCGATTTCATGGCCGACTTCTGCAAGACGGTGACCTCGGCGGTGGCCGGCACGATGCGCGCCGAGGCGCTGCGCGTCGGCCGCTCCGTTGCCGGCGACATCGAGCGCGCCACGCGTGTCTTGAGCCGCTTCGGCGATATCATCCCGGCCGGCGAACTCTATGAGATCCTGCAGCGGCTCAATGCCACGTCGCGCCGGCTGATCGCCGAGACAGCCCAGTACGATGCGGTGCTGATGCCGATCATCGCACACCCGCCGCTGGCCTGCGGCGCCATGGACCCGAAGGGCGCCGACGAGTTCATCGAGAACCTGCTGGACAAGCTGCATTTGACCAGGCTGCTCAGGGCCAAGTCGTTCCTCGGGCAGCTGATGGACAAGAGCCTGTGGTTCACCCATTGGCCGGCGATCCAGAATGTCACCGGCCAGCCGTCGATCGCGCTGCCGGTCCATGTCACCGAGGCAGGCCTGCCGCTCGGCATCCAGGCGGCGGGGCGCCCGGGCGACGAGGAGACGCTTTTGTCCTTCGCCGCGCAGATGGAGAAGATTTCGGGCTGGCTGGAGCGGCGGGCGCCGCTCAAGGTGCCGGGCTAG
- a CDS encoding anti-sigma factor gives MTLAEENGPERGGDDLFAAEYVLGVLAADERQIASRRIEADAAFARLVDRWEVHLSPMAAAYPETEPPIRVKEAIDRRLFAQESRAGLWSSLTFWRGLAAAAVAALAIAIALPYINPPVVEPRQRLVASLAADGSDVKYLVVYDAARRDVGLSLVSGERAAGKDFELWMIEGKNAPVSMGVIPAGQTTHMAVTPAVEQKLAQGAVLAVSVEPIGGSPTGQPTGPVVAAGDLKGI, from the coding sequence ATGACGCTGGCAGAGGAAAACGGACCGGAACGTGGAGGCGACGACCTGTTCGCCGCCGAATACGTTCTTGGCGTCCTGGCCGCGGACGAACGCCAGATCGCGTCCCGCCGCATCGAGGCGGACGCCGCTTTCGCGCGCCTTGTCGACCGCTGGGAGGTTCACCTTTCGCCGATGGCCGCCGCCTATCCGGAGACCGAGCCTCCGATCAGGGTCAAGGAGGCGATCGATCGCCGGCTGTTCGCCCAAGAGTCCCGCGCCGGCCTCTGGTCGAGCCTCACCTTCTGGCGCGGCCTCGCCGCCGCCGCCGTCGCGGCGCTCGCGATCGCCATCGCCCTGCCATACATCAACCCGCCTGTCGTCGAGCCGCGGCAGCGGCTTGTCGCATCGCTGGCGGCCGATGGCAGCGACGTCAAATACCTCGTCGTCTACGACGCTGCGCGCCGCGATGTCGGTCTCTCCCTTGTCTCCGGCGAGCGTGCCGCCGGCAAGGACTTCGAGCTGTGGATGATCGAGGGCAAGAACGCGCCGGTTTCGATGGGCGTCATTCCCGCCGGCCAGACGACGCACATGGCCGTCACCCCTGCTGTTGAGCAGAAGCTCGCGCAAGGCGCCGTGCTCGCCGTCAGCGTCGAGCCCATCGGCGGCTCGCCGACCGGCCAGCCGACCGGGCCGGTTGTCGCCGCGGGCGACCTGAAGGGCATCTAG
- a CDS encoding sigma-70 family RNA polymerase sigma factor: MAPQDISQLIVRTSMKDRAAFDLLYRQTSAKLFGVCLRVLKDRGDAEEALQEVFVKIWTKADRFAVSDLSPISWLVAIARNHAIDRIRARREPAAYIDAALNVADPAPGPEAMAVAGGESVRIYHCLDELEKDRAAAVRGAYLNGESYAELAERHGVPLNTMRTWLRRSLLKLRECLER, translated from the coding sequence ATGGCGCCGCAGGACATCAGCCAGCTGATCGTCCGGACTTCAATGAAGGACCGGGCAGCGTTTGATCTGCTCTACCGGCAGACCAGCGCGAAACTTTTCGGTGTCTGCCTTCGTGTATTGAAGGACAGGGGAGATGCGGAAGAAGCGCTGCAGGAGGTCTTCGTCAAGATCTGGACGAAGGCGGATCGTTTCGCGGTCTCCGATCTAAGCCCGATTTCCTGGCTGGTGGCTATTGCGCGCAATCATGCGATCGATCGCATTCGGGCGCGGCGCGAGCCGGCCGCCTATATCGACGCCGCGCTCAACGTGGCCGATCCGGCGCCGGGACCGGAGGCCATGGCCGTGGCGGGCGGTGAATCCGTGCGCATCTACCATTGCCTCGACGAGTTGGAGAAGGACCGGGCGGCGGCCGTCCGGGGCGCCTATCTGAACGGCGAAAGCTATGCCGAGCTGGCGGAGCGCCATGGCGTGCCGCTGAACACGATGCGGACCTGGCTGCGGCGCAGCCTGTTGAAACTCAGGGAATGCCTGGAAAGATGA
- a CDS encoding fasciclin domain-containing protein has protein sequence MRKFATLLLAGTIGLSTLGAAAYAANPMVGGAPMYAKKNIIENAVNSKDHTTLVAAVKAAGLVDTLQGAGPFTVFAPTNEAFAALPTGTVEMLLKPENKDKLTKILTCHVIAAKAMAADVAKMAKADGGAHKVKTAGGCELTLKADKGKVTVTDENGNVANVTIADVRQSNGVIHVIDKVLLPKM, from the coding sequence ATGCGTAAATTCGCCACCCTTTTGCTCGCCGGTACTATTGGTCTTTCCACGCTCGGTGCCGCCGCCTATGCCGCCAATCCGATGGTCGGCGGCGCGCCGATGTATGCCAAGAAGAACATCATCGAGAATGCCGTCAATTCGAAGGACCACACCACGCTGGTCGCCGCCGTCAAGGCCGCCGGCCTGGTCGACACGCTGCAGGGCGCCGGCCCGTTCACCGTCTTCGCGCCGACCAACGAGGCCTTCGCCGCGCTGCCCACCGGCACCGTCGAGATGCTGCTCAAGCCCGAGAACAAGGACAAGCTCACCAAGATCCTGACCTGCCACGTCATCGCCGCCAAGGCGATGGCTGCTGACGTCGCCAAGATGGCCAAGGCCGATGGCGGCGCGCACAAGGTCAAGACCGCCGGCGGCTGCGAACTGACGCTCAAGGCCGACAAGGGCAAGGTCACCGTGACCGACGAGAACGGCAATGTCGCCAATGTCACGATCGCCGACGTCCGGCAGTCCAACGGCGTCATCCACGTCATCGACAAGGTGCTGCTGCCGAAGATGTAA
- a CDS encoding pyrimidine 5'-nucleotidase: MTTQPDPARFAHVTDWVFDLDNTLYPHHSNLFAQIDVKMTAYVGELLTLPRDEARKLQKELYQQYGTTLNGLMTRHGIDPDDFLEKVHDIDYSWLVPDPVLGAAIRQLPGRKFIFTNGDRRHAERTARQLGILDHFDDIFDIVAAGLNPKPARQTYERFAELHSVTGHNAVMFEDLARNLSVPKSLGMTTVLVVPRNFEPTFSEIWERDPANEDDVDFVTDDLAGFLTAIVEVRT; encoded by the coding sequence ATGACGACGCAGCCAGACCCCGCCCGCTTCGCCCACGTCACCGACTGGGTGTTCGATCTCGACAACACGCTCTATCCGCACCATTCGAACCTGTTCGCGCAGATCGACGTGAAGATGACTGCCTATGTGGGCGAGCTCCTGACGTTGCCGCGCGACGAGGCGCGCAAGCTGCAGAAGGAACTCTACCAGCAGTATGGAACGACGCTGAACGGCCTGATGACGCGTCACGGCATCGACCCGGACGACTTCCTCGAAAAGGTGCACGACATCGACTATTCCTGGCTGGTGCCGGATCCAGTGCTCGGGGCCGCGATCCGCCAGCTTCCCGGCCGCAAGTTCATCTTCACCAATGGCGACCGCAGGCATGCCGAGCGCACCGCGCGACAGCTCGGCATCCTCGACCACTTCGACGACATTTTCGATATCGTTGCGGCGGGGCTCAACCCCAAGCCGGCGCGCCAGACCTATGAACGGTTCGCCGAGCTGCATTCCGTCACCGGTCACAATGCGGTGATGTTCGAGGATCTGGCCCGCAATCTCTCGGTGCCGAAATCGCTGGGCATGACCACGGTACTGGTGGTGCCACGCAATTTCGAGCCGACCTTTTCGGAGATCTGGGAACGCGACCCGGCCAATGAGGACGATGTCGATTTCGTCACCGACGACCTTGCCGGCTTCCTGACGGCAATCGTCGAAGTCAGGACCTGA
- a CDS encoding GGDEF domain-containing protein, whose product MNRLFLKSAAVACASVAVSLLLTLIIVPALGLSVNRAIWLTSTVFPLVLAWIASATTFWQGDRLKSAHRDLARAHAQLAAAHRRLSEKASRDDMTGMLNRESFFAALDGSRRKSDRGALLIIDADHFKMINDSYGHLTGDEALLLIASAIERGVRSGDVLGRIGGEEFAAFLVGATAQEAKRVAERIRREVELIRFRPVDERTVPLTVSIGGTICGEGVNVSELMRAADQRLYEAKHRGRNLSILDRDVSEAA is encoded by the coding sequence ATGAATCGCCTATTTCTGAAGTCCGCCGCCGTTGCTTGCGCTTCGGTAGCCGTCTCGCTTCTGTTGACGCTTATAATCGTCCCCGCATTGGGTCTCTCGGTCAACCGCGCCATATGGCTGACGTCGACGGTCTTCCCGCTGGTGCTTGCCTGGATCGCCAGCGCAACAACCTTCTGGCAGGGCGACAGATTGAAGAGCGCGCATCGCGATCTCGCCCGCGCGCATGCCCAGCTTGCCGCCGCGCACCGGCGCCTGTCGGAAAAGGCGAGCCGCGACGACATGACCGGCATGCTCAACCGCGAAAGCTTCTTTGCCGCACTCGACGGCTCCCGGCGCAAATCCGATCGCGGCGCGCTGCTCATCATCGACGCCGATCACTTCAAGATGATCAATGACAGCTACGGCCATCTGACCGGCGACGAAGCGCTGCTGCTGATCGCCAGCGCCATCGAGCGCGGCGTGCGCAGTGGCGACGTGCTCGGCCGGATCGGTGGCGAGGAATTCGCCGCCTTCCTGGTCGGCGCCACCGCGCAGGAGGCCAAGCGCGTCGCCGAGCGTATTCGCCGCGAGGTCGAGCTGATCCGCTTCCGTCCGGTCGACGAGCGCACCGTGCCGCTCACCGTCTCCATCGGCGGCACCATATGTGGCGAAGGCGTCAACGTCTCCGAGCTTATGCGCGCCGCCGACCAGCGGCTCTACGAGGCGAAGCATCGCGGCCGCAACCTGTCGATCCTCGATCGCGATGTCTCGGAAGCCGCCTGA
- the phhA gene encoding phenylalanine 4-monooxygenase, translating to MTISVADYARDCAAQGLRGDYSVCRADFTVAQGYDYSADEQAVWRTLCDRQTKLTQKLAHRSYLDGVAALGLLDRIPDFGVISEKLRKLTGWEIVAVPGLIPAAPFFDHLANRRFPVTNWLRTKEELDYIVEPDMFHDFFGHVPILTQPVFADFMQMYGQKAEDLIALGGDEMITRLYWYSAEYGLIREPGQPVKAFGAGLMSSFTELQFAIEGKDAHHVPFDLETVMRTGYEIDKFQRAYFVLPSFDVLRDAFGSADLAGIVARHKGKPALDPATV from the coding sequence ATGACGATCAGCGTTGCCGATTACGCCCGCGACTGCGCGGCGCAGGGGCTGCGCGGCGACTATTCGGTCTGCCGTGCCGATTTCACCGTGGCGCAGGGCTACGACTACAGCGCCGACGAGCAGGCGGTGTGGCGCACGCTGTGCGACCGCCAGACCAAGCTGACGCAGAAGCTCGCGCACCGCTCCTATCTCGACGGCGTCGCGGCACTCGGCCTACTCGACCGGATCCCGGATTTCGGCGTGATCAGCGAGAAGCTGCGCAAGCTGACCGGCTGGGAGATCGTCGCCGTGCCGGGCCTCATCCCGGCCGCGCCCTTCTTCGACCATCTCGCCAACCGCCGCTTCCCGGTCACCAACTGGCTGCGGACGAAGGAGGAGCTCGACTACATCGTCGAGCCCGACATGTTCCACGATTTCTTCGGCCATGTGCCGATCCTGACGCAGCCGGTCTTCGCTGACTTCATGCAGATGTATGGCCAGAAGGCGGAGGACTTGATCGCGCTTGGCGGCGACGAGATGATCACCCGCCTCTACTGGTACAGCGCTGAATATGGGCTGATCCGGGAACCCGGCCAGCCGGTGAAGGCTTTCGGCGCCGGACTGATGTCGTCGTTCACCGAATTGCAGTTCGCCATCGAGGGCAAGGACGCCCACCACGTGCCGTTCGACCTCGAGACGGTGATGCGCACCGGCTACGAGATCGACAAGTTCCAGCGCGCCTATTTCGTGCTGCCGTCCTTCGACGTGTTGCGCGATGCCTTCGGTAGCGCCGATCTCGCCGGCATCGTCGCCCGCCATAAGGGCAAGCCGGCGCTCGACCCGGCGACGGTCTAG
- a CDS encoding MarR family transcriptional regulator has protein sequence MIEIKSSSTNRTDMTATISQAIMRWQDATQAYDEAVGARLGLNAAERQCLGLLYGGPQSAGAVAVATGLTPAAVTALIDRLEARGLLTRTRSLEDRRKVVIEATDLTRELSARYYGAIARDGERLIASFSDAELAAVQRFITAALDLQREQLARLKAEAADAG, from the coding sequence ATGATCGAAATAAAATCGTCAAGCACGAATCGAACCGATATGACGGCCACCATCAGCCAGGCCATCATGCGCTGGCAGGATGCGACCCAGGCCTATGACGAAGCGGTTGGAGCGAGGCTCGGGCTGAATGCGGCGGAGCGCCAATGCCTCGGCCTGCTTTATGGCGGCCCGCAATCGGCGGGCGCGGTGGCGGTGGCGACCGGGCTGACGCCGGCCGCCGTCACCGCTCTGATCGACCGGCTCGAGGCGCGCGGCTTGCTGACGCGCACACGCAGCTTGGAAGACAGGCGCAAGGTGGTGATCGAGGCGACCGATCTGACCCGCGAGCTGTCGGCGCGCTATTATGGCGCGATCGCGCGGGACGGGGAAAGGCTGATCGCAAGCTTCAGCGACGCCGAACTGGCCGCCGTCCAGCGCTTTATCACCGCCGCGCTCGACCTGCAGCGCGAGCAGCTTGCCCGGCTGAAGGCCGAGGCGGCGGATGCCGGCTGA
- a CDS encoding GMC family oxidoreductase produces MIFDSYEAFRAANFAAKACILGSGPAGTTIARKLGAAGIPVVVLEAGSREFSDESQDFYRGTTVGDPYFDLDITRLRFMGGSSNHWAGWCRVLDSQDFEPKAWAPDTGWPISRADIEPYLAEVHDILELPDFRPDVPISDDIRWVQLIKSGAVRFGEKFADELDKSKNIAVVLNTYATELAGDGRRVSGARLWSNGQDAGVFSADYFIVCTGGLENSRLLLWSNQRSNGGVVPNAEALGRYWMEHPTFEGGNAILADYGEFEVDAVNEAFFSPTLTAMERLQILNFGIRLIESPYPSVKRLIADLACTAPDMAEWMSAKLSQRLRCAAQLYVAWEQAPLASNRIALSKTDVDHAGVPRIELHWKKSPLERRTILEGLRLFGKTLAEKNLGRVRIADWILNGGDYPTNEETAGHHHMGGTRMGTDVTKSVVDANSKVHGMDNLYVGGSSVFCTSGECNPTTTITALACRLGDHLSKIIAV; encoded by the coding sequence GTGATCTTCGACAGCTACGAAGCCTTCCGTGCGGCGAATTTCGCCGCCAAGGCCTGCATCCTCGGCTCCGGCCCGGCGGGCACCACGATCGCCAGAAAGCTCGGCGCTGCAGGCATTCCTGTGGTCGTGCTGGAGGCCGGATCGCGCGAATTCAGCGACGAATCGCAGGATTTCTACCGCGGCACCACTGTGGGCGATCCCTATTTCGATCTCGACATCACGCGGCTGCGCTTCATGGGCGGCTCCTCCAATCACTGGGCCGGCTGGTGCCGGGTGCTCGACAGCCAGGATTTCGAGCCCAAGGCCTGGGCGCCGGACACCGGCTGGCCGATCAGCCGCGCCGACATCGAGCCCTATCTGGCGGAAGTCCACGACATCCTCGAGCTGCCCGACTTCCGACCGGATGTGCCAATCTCGGACGACATCCGTTGGGTGCAGCTGATCAAGAGCGGTGCAGTGCGCTTCGGCGAGAAGTTCGCTGACGAGCTGGACAAGAGCAAGAACATCGCCGTGGTGCTCAACACCTATGCCACCGAACTTGCAGGCGACGGCAGGCGGGTGAGCGGCGCCCGGCTGTGGTCGAACGGCCAGGACGCCGGCGTCTTCAGCGCCGACTACTTCATCGTGTGCACCGGCGGGCTGGAGAATTCGCGGCTGCTCCTGTGGTCGAACCAGCGCTCGAATGGCGGCGTGGTGCCGAACGCGGAAGCCCTCGGCCGCTACTGGATGGAGCATCCGACCTTCGAGGGCGGCAACGCCATCCTGGCGGACTATGGCGAGTTCGAGGTCGATGCCGTCAACGAGGCCTTCTTCTCGCCGACGCTCACCGCCATGGAGCGGCTGCAGATCCTGAATTTCGGCATCAGGCTCATCGAGTCGCCCTATCCCAGTGTCAAGCGATTGATCGCCGACCTCGCCTGCACGGCACCCGACATGGCCGAATGGATGTCCGCCAAGCTCAGCCAGCGCCTGCGTTGCGCCGCCCAGCTCTATGTCGCGTGGGAACAGGCGCCGCTGGCCTCGAACCGGATCGCGCTGTCGAAGACCGATGTCGACCACGCCGGCGTGCCGCGCATCGAACTGCACTGGAAGAAGTCCCCGCTGGAACGCCGCACAATTCTCGAAGGCCTCAGGCTGTTCGGCAAGACGCTGGCCGAGAAGAACCTTGGCCGGGTGCGCATCGCCGACTGGATCCTCAATGGCGGGGACTATCCGACGAATGAGGAGACGGCCGGCCACCACCATATGGGCGGCACGCGCATGGGCACCGATGTGACCAAGAGCGTGGTCGATGCCAATTCGAAGGTGCACGGCATGGACAATCTCTATGTCGGCGGCTCCTCGGTGTTCTGCACCTCGGGCGAATGCAATCCCACCACGACCATCACCGCGTTGGCCTGCCGGCTTGGCGATCATCTGAGCAAGATCATCGCCGTCTAG
- the bchE gene encoding magnesium-protoporphyrin IX monomethyl ester anaerobic oxidative cyclase, which produces MKIVLINPPHTAIGSRVPDDHLPPLGLLALGGPLLDAGHEVRLVDAEFGPMPLPTLVDDALRGDPDCILIGHSGSTSAHPTALRIARMVKVRSPRTLVIYGGVFPTYHWHDILAATDAFDFIVRGEGEATIVSLVEALDRRRPLADVAGIAYRDDLDRPFATRPAGTIVNLDAYRVGWELIDVRRYSYWGGKRAVVMQFSRGCPHLCNYCGQRGFWTRWRHRDPVKFAREIAWLHREHGVELINLADENPTSSKRAWRAFLEAMIAESVPVLIVGSTRADDIVRDADILHLYRKAGVIRWLLGMENTDEETLSLIRKGGSTASDREAIRLLRRHGILSMATWVAGFEDEGFHDLWRGFRQLIAYDPDQIQALYVTPHRWTPFFRIARDRRVIQTDVRLWDYKHQVLKMTRLQPWMLFFSVKLIELAVQSRPKALARVLFHRDPEQRHSMRWYTKMGRRVWFREVWGFLVRDRRVTDGPSLAEFWGAPQDAEEESMIFQRPAPRPTASAMGSLEQKKLAG; this is translated from the coding sequence ATGAAAATCGTGCTGATCAACCCGCCGCACACCGCCATCGGCAGCCGCGTGCCGGACGACCATTTGCCGCCGCTCGGCCTTTTGGCGCTCGGCGGTCCGCTGCTCGACGCAGGCCATGAGGTGCGGCTCGTCGATGCCGAATTCGGGCCAATGCCGCTTCCGACGCTGGTTGACGACGCGCTGCGCGGCGATCCCGACTGCATCCTGATCGGCCATTCCGGTTCGACGTCGGCACATCCGACCGCGTTGCGGATCGCCAGGATGGTCAAGGTACGCTCGCCGCGGACGCTGGTGATCTATGGCGGTGTGTTTCCGACCTACCATTGGCACGACATACTGGCCGCGACCGATGCCTTCGATTTCATCGTGCGCGGCGAAGGCGAGGCGACCATCGTGTCGCTGGTCGAGGCGTTGGACCGGCGCCGGCCGCTCGCCGATGTGGCCGGCATCGCCTATCGCGACGACCTCGACCGTCCTTTCGCCACGCGCCCCGCAGGCACGATCGTCAATCTCGATGCTTATCGTGTCGGCTGGGAGCTGATCGATGTCAGACGCTACAGCTATTGGGGCGGCAAGCGCGCCGTGGTCATGCAATTCTCACGCGGCTGTCCGCATCTGTGCAACTACTGCGGCCAGCGCGGCTTCTGGACCCGCTGGCGCCATCGCGATCCCGTGAAATTCGCGCGCGAGATCGCCTGGCTGCACCGTGAGCATGGCGTCGAGCTGATCAATCTCGCCGACGAGAACCCGACGTCCTCGAAGAGAGCCTGGCGGGCCTTTCTCGAGGCCATGATCGCCGAGAGCGTGCCGGTGCTGATCGTCGGCTCGACCCGCGCCGACGACATCGTGCGCGACGCCGATATCCTGCATCTCTATCGCAAGGCCGGTGTCATCCGCTGGCTGCTCGGCATGGAGAACACCGACGAGGAGACGTTGTCATTGATCCGCAAGGGCGGCAGCACCGCGTCCGACCGCGAGGCGATCCGGCTGCTCAGGCGGCACGGCATCTTATCGATGGCGACGTGGGTGGCCGGATTCGAGGACGAGGGCTTTCACGATCTGTGGCGCGGCTTCCGCCAGCTCATCGCCTACGATCCGGACCAGATCCAGGCGCTCTATGTCACGCCGCACCGTTGGACGCCGTTCTTCCGCATCGCCCGGGATCGCAGGGTGATCCAGACCGATGTCCGGCTTTGGGACTACAAGCACCAGGTGCTGAAGATGACGCGGCTGCAGCCGTGGATGCTGTTCTTCAGCGTCAAGCTGATCGAGCTCGCCGTGCAGTCGCGGCCGAAGGCGCTGGCGCGCGTCCTGTTCCATCGCGATCCCGAGCAGCGCCATTCGATGCGGTGGTACACGAAGATGGGCCGCCGCGTCTGGTTTCGCGAAGTCTGGGGGTTCCTGGTCCGCGACCGCCGCGTGACGGACGGACCGAGCCTCGCCGAATTCTGGGGCGCGCCGCAGGACGCCGAGGAGGAATCGATGATTTTTCAGCGTCCGGCGCCAAGGCCGACGGCTTCGGCTATGGGATCGCTTGAGCAGAAAAAATTAGCCGGCTGA
- a CDS encoding Lrp/AsnC family transcriptional regulator — protein MPQFDDFEIKMLDILQRDGRKPVSELAQEIGLSTTPCARRFEALQSAGIIKGFAAVLSRRAVGLMVEVFIQVRLTSHSDGSPESFIAAVQRMDEVSSCWTMTGDHDFLLHVMVPSVDDLNAFVMHRLMRLSGVRDVHTQLVLQNIKGPGHVPLAHLRR, from the coding sequence ATGCCTCAGTTTGACGATTTCGAGATCAAGATGCTCGATATCCTGCAGCGCGACGGACGCAAGCCCGTATCGGAGCTGGCGCAGGAGATCGGCCTGTCGACCACGCCGTGCGCGCGGCGTTTCGAGGCGCTTCAGAGCGCCGGCATCATCAAGGGTTTCGCCGCCGTCCTCAGCCGCCGCGCCGTGGGCCTGATGGTCGAGGTGTTCATCCAGGTGCGGCTCACCAGCCACAGCGACGGCTCGCCGGAAAGCTTCATCGCCGCCGTGCAGCGCATGGACGAGGTGTCCTCCTGCTGGACGATGACCGGCGACCATGATTTCCTGCTGCATGTGATGGTGCCCTCGGTCGACGACCTCAACGCCTTCGTCATGCACCGGCTGATGCGGCTCTCCGGCGTGCGCGACGTGCACACCCAGCTCGTGCTGCAGAACATCAAGGGACCAGGCCACGTGCCGCTCGCGCATCTCAGGCGGTAG